The Naumovozyma dairenensis CBS 421 chromosome 3, complete genome genome has a window encoding:
- the VMA10 gene encoding H(+)-transporting V1 sector ATPase subunit G (similar to Saccharomyces cerevisiae VMA10 (YHR039C-A); ancestral locus Anc_5.304), translated as MSQSTNGIATLLQAEREAHDIVSKARKYRQDKLKQAKADAATEINNYKLQKDNELKQFESQNEGGVDSLEKEASSKVQTELDEIKEIAFQKKQDVINLLIEAVTKPSAEVHVNAAIA; from the coding sequence TCAATCAACAAACGGTATAGCCACTTTATTACAAGCTGAAAGGGAGGCTCATGACATTGTCTCTAAAGCAAGAAAATATAGACAAGATAAATTAAAGCAAGCTAAAGCTGATGCGGCCACAGAAATCAATAATTACAAATTACAAAAggataatgaattaaagCAGTTCGAATCTCAAAATGAAGGAGGTGTAGACTCTTTAGAGAAGGAAGCTTCATCAAAAGTTCAAACAGAATTAGAcgaaattaaagaaatcgcatttcaaaagaaacaagatgTTATCAACTTATTAATCGAAGCTGTCACCAAACCTTCAGCAGAAGTGCATGTCAATGCAGCAATCGCTTGa
- the MSC7 gene encoding meiotic recombination directing protein (similar to Saccharomyces cerevisiae MSC7 (YHR039C); ancestral locus Anc_5.305), whose protein sequence is MTNIYLNPDMLYHINSTVQYYITEWFKQQQLQFENDPRNSNYIYRIVQYFSESSTTTLILTFVSLIFFYKWLFNQFTPNGKIKPARFTIPIPDAVRPNWKSKRLLNPSITIEQDSTIIQSYCPATGQLLGQFKSMTKSQLDEQIEQAERAQIEFGNSSMDRRFKILLTLHDFIINNQDLITKIACRDSGKTKLDASMGEILVTLEKISWLLKHSSRILSPSKRSGPTNFFMKWYKKAEIRYEPLGVVAGIVSWNYPFHNLLGPIIDSIVTGNAIIMKCSEQVVWSSEIFIDLVKKALIACDEEPNLVQLFYCLPPSPNSNDDTANYFTSRPQFKSLTFIGSQPIAKQILKCTADPITPVVVELGGKDSLIVLDSFASSDLQSLSSIIMRGTFQSSGQNCIGIERIIVSAKHYEKLTQILSDRITFFPLRQGSDIDSQSSSSSSSSRPNPLDIIDMGAMISNNRFKQLEELVQDAVSKGAKLIYGGTPYVHPNYPQGHYFKPTLLIDVTPEMNIAQQEVFGPIMCVMKARDTNDCVSLANSAPFGLGGSVFGKDLDECNYVANQLKTGNVAINDFATFYVCQLPFGGIHGSGYGKFGGEEGLLRLCNAKSVCYDRFSFIKTQIPPPLDYPIKNDKKSWNFVKSFITGSYTTSKWQLIKSLLSLAKESK, encoded by the coding sequence ATGACCAATATATATCTGAATCCAGATATGCTATATCATATAAATTCCACAGTGCAGTATTATATAACAGAATGGTTCAAACAGCAACAACTACAATTCGAAAATGATCCAAGAAATTCTAACTACATTTACCGTATTGTCCAATACTTTTCAGAGtcttcaacaacaacattaATATTGACGTTCGTTTCCCTAATATTCTTCTATAAATGGcttttcaatcaattcacCCCTAATGGTAAGATTAAGCCCGCCAGATTTACCATACCAATTCCAGATGCTGTTAGACCAAATTGGAAAAGTAAGAGATTATTGAATCCATCAATTACAATTGAACAAGATTCTACAATAATTCAAAGTTATTGTCCTGCCACGGGCCAATTATTAGGTCAATTCAAATCAATGACCAAATCACAATTAGATGAACAAATAGAGCAAGCTGAAAGAGCAcaaattgaatttggtaATTCTTCCATGGATAGAAggttcaaaatattattgacACTGCATGACTTCATTATAAATAATCAAGATttaattacaaaaattgCTTGTAGAGATTCAGGGAAAACGAAATTAGATGCATCTATGGGTGAGATCTTGGTCACTTTAGAGAAGATTTCATGGTTACTTAAGCATTCTTCCAGGATCTTATCACCTTCTAAACGTTCTGGACCAACTAATTTCTTTATGAAATGGTACAAGAAGGCAGAAATTAGATATGAACCATTAGGGGTAGTAGCTGGGATTGTATCATGGAATTATCCATTCCATAATCTTCTAGGTCCTATAATAGATTCTATCGTTACAGGTAATGCCATCATTATGAAATGTTCAGAACAAGTTGTATGGTCAtctgaaatatttattgatttaGTTAAAAAGGCTCTTATCGCGTGTGATGAAGAACCAAATTTAGTTCAGTTATTCTATTGTTTACCACCCTCCCCGAACTCTAATGATGATACAGCCAATTATTTCACATCAAGACCACAATTTAAATCTCTAACTTTCATTGGAAGTCAACCTATTGCCAAACAAATTCTTAAATGTACGGCAGATCCAATTACCCCTGTTGTAGTGGAATTGGGTGGTAAAGATTCATTAATTGTGTTGGATTCATTCGCATCTTCAGATTTGCAATCCTTATCATCTATTATTATGAGAGGTACATTTCAATCATCTGGACAAAATTGTATTGGTATTGAAAGGATAATTGTGAGTGCCAAGCATTATGAGAAATTAACTCAAATACTTTCTGACAGAATTACATTTTTTCCATTACGCCAAGGTTCGGACATTGATTCAcaatcttcttcttcttcttcttcctcgAGACCAAATCCCTTAGATATAATTGATATGGGTGCCatgatttcaaataacAGATTTAAACAGTTGGAGGAATTAGTTCAAGACGCTGTAAGTAAAGGTGCCAAATTAATATATGGTGGTACTCCTTATGTTCATCCCAATTATCCTCAAGGCCATTATTTCAAACCAACTTTGTTGATAGATGTTACACCTGAAATGAATATTGCTCAACAGGAGGTATTTGGTCCTATTATGTGTGTTATGAAGGCTCGTGATACAAATGATTGTGTTTCATTAGCGAATTCTGCACCATTTGGTCTCGGTGGTTCTGTTTTTGGTAAAGATCTTGATGAATGTAATTATGTTGCTAACCAATTAAAGACAGGTAATGTTGCTATTAATGATTTCGCCACATTTTATGTTTGTCAATTACCATTTGGTGGTATTCATGGTTCAGGGTATGGAAAATTCGGTGGTGAAGAAGGGCTATTACGTTTATGTAATGCAAAGAGTGTTTGTTATGATAGGTTTAGCTTTATTAAGACTCAAATTCCTCCACCTTTAGATTATCCCATTAAGAATGACAAGAAATCTTGGAATTTTGTTAAAAGTTTCATTACTGGTTCTTATACTACTTCCAAATGGcaattaattaaatcacTGCTCTCCTTAGCTAAGGAATCtaaataa